In Zerene cesonia ecotype Mississippi chromosome 12, Zerene_cesonia_1.1, whole genome shotgun sequence, the genomic stretch tattttaccacTAATATGAAGGGCTGaatatctttatttgaataagaaGTATAATTTCTAATTGCATAATTTTCTACTTCGACTGAATGAATGTGATAACCTATTTATgatgttatattacataagtAGATAATAACAATTCTTCAATGcctatttatattgtgtagtttaattaatttgaaaattgaataaatgggATGCGTCAGTGtctattactgttttattgcTAATTGTCACATGAATACGAAATagattgtgtattttttattactataagcTATGACTATAAGCTTTAAATATGTCaatacgtttttaataatatagcgTATACTATGTATACTAACCAGtttctatttacaaaaataaaatatgttatggaCATTATGCATACTACTTGCATATTAAGTTATCTGTGATGACACCACatgacaaatttcaaaatctttGAAGATCTTTGTTGTACACCTGagtaaagaaataagaataaataaaccaaaggaaaatacgtatattattCCATACCAATACGTACGCTTCTATGAAAGAACTTATTACACTCCTTGGcacataggtacatatttatcAAAGTTTCCAGTTTAACCTGAATTAACTGATGTTTCGACAATACAAGAAATGCAGTGCTTCCATTGTTTACAATCGCCGCCGTGTGTCCTCGACCCAATACAATTTCACATTTGGCATCCCGCCAAATTCTTGTACCCAATacgttaacattttattagattcgtttttcataaatactCTGTGATGCGCTTACACATAGTAAATGTAATTTCTAGTTAAAATTTGGAGTGCAACCTTAGGGTCTGGACtgttttttttggtttatgtCATAGTTCAAAGGTTTGAATAGTCTACtgatatataacttttatatttattgattatattatcaggagatattaaagataatcaataaattattataaatccaaATAGGGTTGTAGCGTTGTAGGTTTGTAGTTGTATCTACTTATTGAGTTGTTTAATACAACTAACATCAATATAGACTACGGTGAGTATAGATAAGTACTAAGTATTTAGTTTCAGCAATGGAAAATCCAATCATATTTGTACTTACATAAAGTTTCTCTGAATCGACGTAAACATGAATCAAATTtaacactttttaattaaacaagtaaaaaatatatctagctaattaatacttaaaattcaTCAATATCGATTGAGGCTGACAAAAAGCAGCTATGCAAAAATACAGTTTCTTTCACGTTGCTTAGGAACGATTTTatcaaatcattttatttctggCTACTTATTATTGCGGTGAAATATCTCATTTCCATGTGAGTTTCGTTTAAaaacgcgggcgaaaccgcgggcggaatgttagtaataatacatacaccAAAATCATAATAGGATTATCAAATCATAACAGCAATTATATCAAACAAAGAACTAAGTAAATCGAATCGCCGAATAGcagtaaagtaaaaatagaTTGAAGTCTCTCTTCGTCAGATTTTCTTCCGAGTgatgaaatgtttatgtttacaaCATTCACCACGAATTAAACTATTCCCGTAGTGATTTATGCTAATGTAGAAAGTGTATGatgtaaaattgatatgaTAGCTAcgtctaattttaaattaaaggcCTTgccatagttttaaaaataattcatggTTACCTCACGATTTACCAGTCTTGTACGATCGGGAATAAAGACAGCTCGCGCGGAAAACAGTTTGATTTTTTCGTTGTGAacgatacaatttttaatgttataatttattatgcttTAAAAGTTAATGCGAATCATAAACCGCAACTGGTTAAACTTTAGTACGGCAATGGATTACAATCAGTGTGCTAATGTTTCGAGTGTTCTTCATTGGAATTATCGTGGATTTACCGAGTTCCCGCTTCAGAAGCTGCAAGGCGAAGAAGCCGACGTTATAGACATATATTTGAAGGAAAACCTTATTTCACGTATACCGAGCGAAATTTGCAAACTTAGTAATCTTGAAAGTCTGTACTTGAGCGGTAATGATATTACGGAGTTACCGCGTGAGATATCGAAGCTGCGAAGCCTTAAATGCCTGGATATTAGCGGGAATAGATTAAGATACATCCCCGAAGAAATAGCTGACGCTAAGAACCTCAAGTTTCTGATTTTAGATGAAAATGAACTGAAACGTCTGCCGTTGCGACTGGCGGAATTGCGAATCCTACGTTATCTTTCGGTTTGTGGTAAAcagtattacatttttaatgctgtgatttgatttttgtatattagttTGTaccgtaataatatttatcatacttATTCTTATACGTACTATAACCATAACTATATGTAACTGTTTATTAACTTACTTCCACGTTAGGCACTTTCATCGCCATGTCTAGGTGTAATATTTTGAGGTACCCATGCAATTCATATCGCATGTAATGGaaggatataaaatataccttgTTTTAAACTGAGCagctttaattatataaaatttacttcaatGTTCCCTATTATACAGTCTTCAGTTTTCAGCAACaatgaactgattttaaacatttttataaccgCTTTCAAAGTGGCATGCCTATTCACTTTTAAGTGTTGCTCGTAAAACGATGGTAGACAGTAACCGAGTTTGCTTGAGATAACAAACTGGgcataaatcttatttaatgCTTCCTCATTGATTCTGAAATTTCGAAATTtgtatagtaatatttatgtataaaataacgaataaaGATACTATGTCATAATTGACTTATTTGTATACATGTAGGTAgataatcttaatttaaataaaaaacttgtcACTTTGATTGTCCGCGATGGAATCCTAacctactcaaccgattttaatcaaaatttgcacaccatacGCAGTTTGttccaatttaataaatagaactttacctatattattcataaaaaatgacTACGAATACgggctttatattattttatatgaatgacTACCCAGAGCGCGGgtgtgcagctagtatgtatttaaaattcaccTGAGTATTATGTGCGTGTTACAGTATAtctactattatattaattttcgtttaataattattgtcatttacaGATAATAAACTAGAATGGTTACCACAGAGACCAGTGTATAACTACCACCATTGTGAGTTTAGATTTTGGAGGAATGCTGCTATAAGAACAATCCCCTATTCGCTTTGGAATCATATGTTTAGAGATCAACAAACAAGAAGTCTTAACATTGGGTAAGTATTGCATACAATGCGTAAATAAATCAGAATAAGATAACAATATGAAAACTGAACCTAACTtatctacacttatattatatagaggaaacttttctatttttatatatttgtaacgttttcacgtaaTTAAGCACTGGAGCTATTACAagaattctttcaccataagGAAGCTGCAACTTCAATGAGTGGTGGTGTATATATAtgcaccacgggcgaagccggatcGAACACCTAGTTTCGTACAAAATTCTAGAGCAATAATGTTAGTTGCCATActccttttatatattttttgtgtataatgCGTAGGTATAAGAATAGGTTGTTAACTGTTTTATGCCCTGGCCATATCTTTGGAGACGTTTGCTGCGTTACATAGTATTTACACACATTTTCCAATTTCCAGGTGTCTACATTTAACAAACAGTGGCGATACATCAAACGgtgcatatattaaaattcttgaCAACAAACGAAAACACGAAGTTACCATAAAAACACCATACGATTATGAAACTATATTGACCGGCGATAATCAAACTCCACCTAGTCTATTTGAACTGAGCAAAAGAAGATTTTACATAATTCTCTGTGatatagcaaataaattaaatgacagACCAGTTAGTATATATTCTGACAATCATAGAgataatgtaaacaatatttgtgtAAGAAAACTTGAGGACAAATTAGACGGATTCAGAATaaatgaacattcacagaTCAATGATATCAATGGAAATTACGAACTGAATAGAAGAAACCAATTAAACTACATTATAAGGAATAGAACAAGGACATATGCTCCAGCTGATATCGTGCGAGGATATTTTGACTATCttcctaattttataaaaactgacCTTTGCAATGGTCCGCCATCGAGATGTGAAAATATCACATGCAAAAATCCAGTTTTCGATTATGCATATTTCGATTTTTGTATCGAGTGAGTATAATTCCtaatacatttaaagattCAACATTTCGGTAATATTTTTCTCAACAAAACTTATTTTCGAACGACAAACCTAAGAagcaatattgttattttcttaaatctttttccttttttatttcaggaaAATAATCCTTATAGATAGTAAAGAAGATGTATTGTTAAGTGCTGTCTTTTGTTCAAAGCTTTGTGCTGACTCGTGGAAATCGGAGAAACCTGCTCTACAATGGAAATTGGTTTAACATTTCCAAATAACAAACCAAACGTATTACTTTAAACgaacgtatttaaaataaatattaaatatattcggagtttttttttcttaacttaTCATCTCCTACAATAAATACTCCTATGATCTAAGCAAATCAGACAATTCAAATCTAATAATCACTACTTAATCATGACaagcaaattaatattttaaatcgtaaAAAGCAAAAGATTTTATAGGAAAGTGTAGgcactttatatttaacaaagttttttttttcgacaATGACGCTCTAACAGGttgtgaataatatttaatatttttttcctaacATTCATTAGATACCCTTTGTTCTAACTCAGAGTATGAAAACTATGTGCGATGTTTCTTTTGAATCCATATAACAGTTATATAATCGGAGAAGacatttttatgaacattttattgtttattgtcgATAGAAGACTTCTTGACTAAACTCTTTACATTTgctttaacaaatattaatacaaggTTTTAAGGCACACTACGCCACTATTTatagcttttaattaaatttcattcataaattttttggttatcgaaatttaaaaaaagaattaataataatttccgaaaatgtaaaaaagattaattaaacttaattttttctattttaagacTGTCGgctatagaaaataattttatagagcTACAGATAATAATCAAAGAGAAATATAACTgtgtaaagaaagaaagagatTTAACTACACTAGTACCtaaatgttttcataacattttattaaaaaaaaataccatacgTCAAATGACAATTCCGAACCTATCACTTTCAATCACTTTAATATAAGGATAATATATCtaggaatatattataaataagtgacTTAACGTATTATGTTGACTCCAAGGTTGTCTACCGTGACACCCGGGGAGCGAGGACTTAAATCCGACACTGAAACATCTCACGGTTACTTCCATGGTCATAAATGTTACTTGCCGACGAGTAAAGTGAtaacttatgaaataaaatgtggGCCCCTGAAGCGGTTAATCTTGGATCTAGTAACAGTAGAGAAGAATGATCCGAGAGCTCGTAAATTAtacaagtaatttatattttgtttacgttGCGTACTTGTATGGGTATAATTAGAATTTTCATATGACTTAGAGCTGTGAAGTTGCTAGTAGCTGTGTTTCTACGAGCTTTTCATATTGGTATTCATTAGACTTAGTAATATAAAGGTATatctcaaaaacaaaattcaaataaaattctccTTAACATAGCatagtgataaaatattagaattttaaagtataatcatcaatatttatcaatatctgTTAATCTAAgcatatgaataaatttaaagcgtCTGCGATTTTAAAAGAACAATGATTTCTCCATTGCTggtttttaaagtaaacaatattttaaaatatttggacTATCTGTCTTTCTAATTGTTTAAAGTATTCTTTGAATCGgcttaacttattttatttgaattttcacTGGATGAAAGAGAATATAGAGCATTTAGCTAACACAAAGCCCATCTAGCGCGAACAAAATTGAggataaataagattttttatgcATAACAGGTCTCACGCATCTTTATGCGCTAATCAGTACATGCAATACAAGGACTACCCATGGAGTATACACCCGTACAGCACATTTCGGATTTGGTTGGAAGGATTCCTGTCGGTTACGATTCttctatctaatatattaCTCGCAGTCCATTATTCAAAAACCAATCCGGGGAAACATGTTTGTAgacatttgatttatatattgtgataGAGCagcaacatataaatattttaacatattaataatatacataactatgcaaataaatattagatttaaattaattaacgtaTTTGTCACAAATAcgttaatctatttaaatccCTAGAAATATACCTATCAATAAGAAATACCTATTATTCATACATTTGAGTTACATTATCTGTTCCAGATATACGAAGAACGCGCTTTACTCACCTTCGATTCAATTTATCTGATAAACATTGTATTAAACTTTTTCACTGGCTACATCGTCGGTGATACTAACTCCACAGTCGTTCTGGACCTAAAGAGAATTCTATTCAAATATACCCGTACTTGGTTCATACCAGATTTGATGACAGTGTCCATACTGTTCCTTAAAATGATTGACTACCAAGATTTACCAGTAGAGCTTTTTATGGTTTCTCTGAAAATGATACGGCTGATACATTTGATTTCATACGTAAAGAATATAACGACAAAGAAAGAAGTCAGAGTGAGTGTAAGCTatagaacaaaaaatgtaGCTGTAGGTATAGGTAAAATGAATGTCCTTCTATTAGAAaacgtaaaattaaattatatagggCTCAATTTTGTGAATCAAATTCGGAAAACACTTTAAAAccttttctattctattcgtTTTTATCGCCTACTACTGATTTACGCTCGTAATCTAGATAAATTTAcagacacaaataaataacatacataatttatgtattgtagGTAAAAGACGTTTGGACTGactttaaacgcaatttattaattatgtcttTCCTTGCCAAGTTTCATGaatcgcaaaaaaaaaaccgcttcagtctcatattttttgtttttatattttatatcttggAAGATCAACACGATAATTAACTAACTATTCCAAATGATCACAATCACCAccatcaattatatattaatactagcggACCGCACAAACGCTGTACTGCCTttatcttatcatttagaggtacgaaaaatagatgttagccgattctcaaatctacccaatatgcacacaaaatttcatgagaatcggtgcAACCgtggaggagtatggtaactaacattgtgacacggagtcctactaatattataaatgcgaaagtttgtaaggatgtgtgtgtgtttgtattcTTACtcgaaaaaactactgaaccgattgcaatgaaatttggtacgcagatagctggtcaactggaataacatataggcactttttatcgcgatattccaacgggatacggacttatgcgggtgaaaccgcggggcgcagctacttttatatatgtatatagaataACTTAATAAAGAACAATACGGTAAATACGAATAATAATGTGATTGTAATATACAATcacattttaaagtttaacgTTTGATGAGtgcataaattattgtaattattttctataaagcATTGCAGCGAAACAGCGCTGGAAGTAATGTTACTTCTACTATCGTTCTTATCATGGAACATGTACCTCCAATACGCTGTTGAGTACATGTCGGAAGGCGTCTACACCCCGTCATCGCCGAGAGCATGTTCGTGGATAACAATTGTAAAACTGTGGAATGCGACTTCCACTACTAGATTTGTGTTTTCCTTAGATAGAGCGGGTAGGTATATGACTATATGACTAGAACTGTTATTCAGAATTCAtctaaaagttttttaaatgaataacacATTGACTATTTTAAATCACATACTTTTGAGACATAAGTCAGACGAAtctaaatctaaaattatatttttatcctttAGCTCAATATATTGCACTATTTAGCAGTTTATATACTAAGTGtgtattgtatttctttattatttatcaatattttagttGGTATGCTACGAGGGAACgccaatattaatattcttgaAAAGGACGGATGCTtcgaaacattttatattgtgtcTTGGTGCATAGCACAGGTGCGTATGTGAGCTTCCTTAAATTAGGCTCGAAACCATATATGAAAACGGTTTGTATAAGGCTTTATACCAATgcctatatataaaactaatacatatatacctacagcagttattaaatatatataattatgtaggaAATGATTTTGTCTGTCATATAACTATTGTCTCTGGAATATACCCACTtgatgtttgattttaaagtCATACATACTGCTTTGTCAAATTCATTTGTCTACAATTGATTTACTGAAGGTATTAAATTCTTACTTAATTTAAAGGTCATTATCTATCAACACCAGCAAATTAAGTtttgtagattttataaaatatattttcattaaatattaatactgtAAAATCGCTTAAAATTTTCAGGTGTTAGTGTTACACTGCGCCTTCAAGTATGTTATTACGATATTCGGTTCAGAATCCGCACGGGCTCAATACTTCATTATGTCCAAACAAGTCGAAATGTACCTCAACCAAAAAAGGTTCCCTACGAGAATTAAGAACAAggttttgaaattttacgCCATTGGTTACCAATCGCATTTCTTCGCAGTAAGTAACATCCCGCCAAAAACAATTCGTGTGGTTGCTCTGTCAAAGATATTAGATCTCGCGTAGAGCCAAGATCTAACTCTATACGgcgcatttataaatacatttatatatagtagtcgctaatcaaatttttttttaggaaTTCCGTATGATGTCATGTGTCTCTGGGCAGTTACGTGAAGATATAATAATGCACACGGGCAGACAGCTTGTGAGGGATGTTACATTCCTTAAGCAATTGCCGGGCACTTTGCTACTGCAAATTGGAATTAAATTGAGAATCGTTATTTTCATCGCTGGGGATATCATAATGAAGATTAAAACTATTGGTGAGATACGATAGGGTTTAGGTTCTCTGTTAAGATAAAAGTTCAATAAATATCGCTTACAATGTTGCTTATCAATGAGAAGGGTATAAATGTGTAGAGGAAGACCGAttatgctttttttaattagaaaaatatttatttgataacattacagaaactttattttataaatcccaaattaattatttatgtacctattaCCTTACCATTATTTTTCTTCCAGGAGACTGTTTATATTTCATCCACAAAGGCACCGTGGCTATTTATTGCGAGTCTGGCAAAGAGGTGTGTCATTTGGAAGACGGCGATTTCTTCGGAGAAATTGCTCTTGTCATGAGTCACAGACTACGAACGGCGTCAGCTGTAGCCGTTACTAACTGCGAACTTTTTAGACTCGATAGAGAAGATTTTGAAAGCTATGTAGCATGTTATCCCACCGTTTATGAGGATATCAAAAAAGTTGCTACGGACAGATATGAGCGGTCCAAAACGTTGGACGAACATCATAAAATCGAACTAAGTatgaaaaagaagaagaaattaGAAACTGAATATGAcagttcatttttataaatgtacttaaataataatagataaatggTCTCGatattttccattatttaacttttgaaTCCAATAAAGAGTAGCAGATATAAGGAATTTGTAAgggataaaattaaacaaatttatatatttttacagcaTTTTATTCCAGCcaccatttaaaataaaatataaaaacacgtaattttaaaagtaatatcgTCCGAAATACTGAATGTGTtaaaagaaattgtaaaacgtaaattttttaaaagaatgtttaaatatcacaaaataaatatgatcaCAAAACTGTTTaatcactttaaaaaatttatcatttatactTACAGCTgcattttttctttgtataaaaataattagaaatatagGTTATCTCCCTTTTAATTCTGTGTGAGTCATCGTACTTTGGAAGATATTATTATGCTGagttttttctatattttctacaaatgCATATCGGAATTACTTCGCAAGCCAAATTTACATGTAAAGATCATATTAACAAAATGGGAGTGATAAAATGACTATCCATTATGAATGAACAAAATACAAGTAAAGATGAAATTAAAGTCCATAAGACAACCCATTACTTCGTACTTTTCATCAATTCGCGTTACTAGCTACATATTGACTTTCTTTCCCTCCAGCACTCGTATTTGTTACTTCTACTAAgaaacctttatttatttatttagaatatattgATATCCAATTGTAGAAAACATGAATACCCCAGCTTCAGATCAATATAACTATATTCAGCATTTGTTTGTTCAACTCGAGAAACATTTAAGCTAGCCTTCCTAcgattaaaatagtttatcaCTAATGTTTGTGCCTAAATTTAATGGAACCTTTTACCTagcaaaatcaaataatttatctataacgCTACTTATGCTAATATTCGAACCGTGGTGTTTCTGTATTGCTTTCTTTATTCAGTATTGgaaaatatctatatctatgtaaatttatttagtctGCATAACTCACAAATGTATGTTTCATTATGGTCTATTgacgtatataataataataaaaacattatatcgGTTATCGCTGTCTCGCTCTAACAACGTACAACTGAAATATATTGATGTTACAAATAATGCTTCTTTTAGTCTCGTATATAGGTAGAAAAGATAACTAGATTTTTAACtgtgatttattaataccTACATTCTCCATCCAGTTTAGATtagatttatagaaaataattgggagttaaaataataatgtcacaataattatataatgtttcataCGTTTTTAAAGCGAGATAGAAGTATTTAGTTAGTGACAACAATGACTTTATAACAAGGCAATAATTCTATATAGGCCCTATCAAGAGTCAAGTTAGATCTATCATTCGCATATTCATCTTCACAATCGTGGGCCAAGGCAAACCATTTACCTCGCTCTAGCAAATGCTATATTAGAGTGTTAGAAAGAGAGGGATATATAATGAAACGTTTCTTCAGATTCTTATTGGATAATTTTCCATACAAGTCATTATGATATCGGGCAATCGAACAGAAAACTGCTTGATTAATGTTAACACGCTTTCCATTGGACCAAGAAGTGATCATATTCTCATACACAGATATGTACTAATACGAAAATGCGATTATCGTTAGATAGATATAACTTGGCCTTACAGTTATACAATTACTCATTAAACGTGAACACAAGAGGTCTCTGAAGGCAGATATCGTAAAATTTCTTTCGTAATTATGCATACGCTTATTGCACTACTTTTGTAGTTCTTTGAGTGATTTAAACTACATCTCGATTCATTTTTTCACCGCACAAAGCCCGGAAAGCTTTGTCGTTTCGTTTTAAATGCAACGGAAAACAgctttatcttaattttaaaatccttAATGCACTCGCATTATAAATACCTATCAAGAATAACCTTATTGGACATTTGAGAAgcgtttcaaatatttatcgaaTATATTTGACATCTTCTTCACCTGGGCCGTTGCTGGAACAAACagtaataatgttaaaacacttttattatattgtacacaacatttcgtattaaaaaccatatattttatatgcgaTAAGATGGATATAATTAAGACTTTTGATCATTTCACGTAATGATCAAAATTCCAAAAAATCGAAAGAGCTCAATCAATTTTTCCTTTCATTCACAGATTCATTAAAACCGCAGAGACAACAAAACAATCAAAGCGAAGTATATGACGGATATAGGTATTTGccaattatcatttaattcgTGGTACAGAATaagttgaattaataaattaaacatctaACTGGTGTTTCACTTCCAGTGCTAAGGTCATCCTACATTCACAATGTATCATTTCCTAACTATATGAGGTATAAGAGTTAATGATAAAACACTTGTATGCGGTAGTCGAgtatgcttcggcacgaattgggccagctcgcaccggggaagcacCACACCCACACAGAAGACCgggtgaaatagcatactgctgtttTCGatgagtggaggagccggaggcccaaaTTCTTTTCCCTAaacttcccagtcctttccttcatACGTCAATGCtctcttaatccctttccaatttcaaagtcggcaatccaacTGTAGAGGCGTCAGATCCGCAATCGAacttacacctctccaaatgttcatgggcggtggtagcgcttttcatcaggcgacccaccagctccattgctgacgacgacttaaaaaaaaacatactaaaaAAAGAAGCGCCATACCAAAAAGCGAACGGCCCGTAGAACAACAGCTAGGAGAGCGCGCGCGCGTCGCCGGCGCGCAGCAGCCGCGCGCTCGTGTAGAACAGCACGCACGGCGACTTCCACCACGCGCCGCACTGCGACACCTCCTCCGCCGCCACTTGCACTATGCTGCAATTGCAACACGACCCCC encodes the following:
- the LOC119830749 gene encoding uncharacterized protein LOC119830749 isoform X2; the protein is MNERKTLFFIFFLIIYCLYNVNMWFMANNPVEETKIVAVDNPPKIKASTSVEKLSNRNPIPLFFRDACSILDIFTKPPLVYKEKKIKLPTKQKMDKNNNTISMIGITVFLVLLVLNAAFDAFKEKEERKKKLNTEGRRQSLAEFANKPLRRESSKFGFQLFQIAETEKTGSDDKESRRRPYTRGESINSYLSDKKPQTETAPPSIGDSNEPRLVKRQSIAKLIDNKLEWLPQRPVYNYHHCEFRFWRNAAIRTIPYSLWNHMFRDQQTRSLNIGCLHLTNSGDTSNGAYIKILDNKRKHEVTIKTPYDYETILTGDNQTPPSLFELSKRRFYIILCDIANKLNDRPVSIYSDNHRDNVNNICVRKLEDKLDGFRINEHSQINDINGNYELNRRNQLNYIIRNRTRTYAPADIVRGYFDYLPNFIKTDLCNGPPSRCENITCKNPVFDYAYFDFCIEKIILIDSKEDVLLSAVFCSKLCADSWKSEKPALQWKLV
- the LOC119830940 gene encoding potassium/sodium hyperpolarization-activated cyclic nucleotide-gated channel 1-like, whose translation is MLTPRLSTVTPGERGLKSDTETSHGYFHGHKCYLPTSKVITYEIKCGPLKRLILDLVTVEKNDPRARKLYKSHASLCANQYMQYKDYPWSIHPYSTFRIWLEGFLSVTILLSNILLAVHYSKTNPGKHIYEERALLTFDSIYLINIVLNFFTGYIVGDTNSTVVLDLKRILFKYTRTWFIPDLMTVSILFLKMIDYQDLPVELFMVSLKMIRLIHLISYVKNITTKKEVRHCSETALEVMLLLLSFLSWNMYLQYAVEYMSEGVYTPSSPRACSWITIVKLWNATSTTRFVFSLDRAVGMLRGNANINILEKDGCFETFYIVSWCIAQVLVLHCAFKYVITIFGSESARAQYFIMSKQVEMYLNQKRFPTRIKNKVLKFYAIGYQSHFFAEFRMMSCVSGQLREDIIMHTGRQLVRDVTFLKQLPGTLLLQIGIKLRIVIFIAGDIIMKIKTIGDCLYFIHKGTVAIYCESGKEVCHLEDGDFFGEIALVMSHRLRTASAVAVTNCELFRLDREDFESYVACYPTVYEDIKKVATDRYERSKTLDEHHKIELSMKKKKKLETEYDSSFL
- the LOC119830749 gene encoding leucine-rich repeat-containing protein 28-like isoform X1; its protein translation is MRIINRNWLNFSTAMDYNQCANVSSVLHWNYRGFTEFPLQKLQGEEADVIDIYLKENLISRIPSEICKLSNLESLYLSGNDITELPREISKLRSLKCLDISGNRLRYIPEEIADAKNLKFLILDENELKRLPLRLAELRILRYLSVCDNKLEWLPQRPVYNYHHCEFRFWRNAAIRTIPYSLWNHMFRDQQTRSLNIGCLHLTNSGDTSNGAYIKILDNKRKHEVTIKTPYDYETILTGDNQTPPSLFELSKRRFYIILCDIANKLNDRPVSIYSDNHRDNVNNICVRKLEDKLDGFRINEHSQINDINGNYELNRRNQLNYIIRNRTRTYAPADIVRGYFDYLPNFIKTDLCNGPPSRCENITCKNPVFDYAYFDFCIEKIILIDSKEDVLLSAVFCSKLCADSWKSEKPALQWKLV